AGCCGCACCAGCTCGCGATTGACGGCCAGGGTCGCCCGCTGTTGGGCGCTGTGGATCCGTGTTTTCAGACCCGCCAGCCAGTCGGCGTAGCCTTCGGGCGCCTGGATCAGGG
The Deltaproteobacteria bacterium genome window above contains:
- a CDS encoding DUF1016 domain-containing protein gives rise to the protein MSGKPVSLIQAPEGYADWLAGLKTRIHSAQQRATLAVNRELVRL